A genomic segment from Rhodospirillum centenum SW encodes:
- a CDS encoding type II toxin-antitoxin system VapC family toxin, giving the protein MYLLDTVTVSALRTLARQPAAVQDWARRLPVADCRLSAVTVLELDLGRLRVARRDAAQGDRLSAWIDRIVEAYPVLAVDLAVARRAATLHIPDPRPERDALIAATALVHGLTLVTRNVRDFEPTGVPLLNPWAG; this is encoded by the coding sequence ATGTACCTTCTGGACACCGTGACGGTATCCGCGCTGCGGACGCTTGCACGGCAGCCCGCCGCCGTGCAGGACTGGGCCCGCCGGCTGCCGGTCGCCGATTGCCGCCTGTCGGCCGTGACGGTGCTGGAACTCGACCTTGGACGGCTGCGGGTGGCGCGGCGGGACGCGGCCCAGGGGGATCGCCTGTCGGCGTGGATCGACAGGATCGTGGAGGCCTATCCGGTTCTGGCGGTGGACCTGGCCGTCGCCCGCCGGGCCGCCACTCTCCACATCCCCGACCCCCGGCCGGAGCGGGACGCGCTGATCGCCGCCACGGCGCTCGTGCACGGGCTCACGCTGGTGACGCGGAACGTCAGGGACTTCGAGCCGACGGGTGTGCCGCTGCTGAACCCCTGGGCGGGCTGA
- a CDS encoding YraN family protein, producing MAPVRSRTDYRTAERLGRRAEWLCRLALLLKGYRILATRLRTPAGEVDILAERRGLLAVVEVKARPGLEAARAAVTEADWRRIARAAQGYAAARPRLAGHAIRYDLMVVLPGRWPVHLEDVRRSGR from the coding sequence ATGGCCCCGGTCCGCAGCAGGACTGACTACCGCACGGCCGAACGGCTGGGCCGGCGGGCCGAATGGCTCTGCCGGCTGGCCCTGCTGCTGAAGGGCTACCGCATCCTGGCGACCCGGCTGCGCACCCCGGCGGGGGAGGTGGACATCCTGGCCGAACGGCGCGGCCTGCTGGCGGTGGTGGAGGTGAAGGCCCGGCCGGGCCTGGAGGCGGCCCGCGCCGCCGTGACGGAGGCCGACTGGCGCCGCATCGCCCGCGCCGCCCAGGGCTACGCCGCCGCCCGGCCGCGGCTGGCCGGGCACGCCATCCGCTACGACCTGATGGTCGTGCTGCCCGGCCGCTGGCCCGTCCATCTGGAAGATGTGCGGCGCTCGGGCCGGTAG
- the vapC gene encoding tRNA(fMet)-specific endonuclease VapC, with amino-acid sequence MLRFMLDTNVCIRVLRDRPQGVRQRFNDEAGSLCISVVTLGELLHGAARSARPAAVREDVERFAERLDVLAFDADAAGHFADIRASLERIGQVIGPYDLMIAGHARSRGLTVVTGNLGEFRRVEGLIAEDWLAPE; translated from the coding sequence GTGCTTCGTTTCATGTTGGACACGAATGTCTGCATCCGGGTCCTTCGGGACCGGCCGCAGGGCGTGCGCCAACGCTTCAACGACGAGGCTGGCAGCCTTTGCATTTCAGTCGTTACCCTGGGCGAGCTTCTGCATGGTGCCGCCCGGTCGGCCCGTCCGGCAGCCGTCAGAGAGGACGTGGAGCGGTTCGCCGAACGTCTTGATGTTCTTGCCTTCGATGCGGATGCAGCCGGGCATTTCGCGGATATCCGGGCGTCGCTCGAACGGATTGGCCAGGTTATCGGGCCCTATGACCTCATGATTGCGGGACATGCGCGCAGCCGAGGGCTTACGGTCGTGACTGGCAATCTCGGCGAATTCCGCCGCGTTGAAGGACTGATCGCGGAAGACTGGCTGGCACCCGAGTAA
- the dut gene encoding dUTP diphosphatase yields MTDLSIAVTRLPHGADLPLPAYATEHAAGMDLLAAVAEPVILAPGERRLIPTGLAIALPDGYEAQVRPRSGLALKHGITLLNSPGTIDADYRGEVGVILANLGADPFTVERGMRIAQMVIARYARAAWDVVDSLPASARGSGGFGSTGTRG; encoded by the coding sequence ATGACCGACCTCAGCATCGCCGTCACCCGGCTGCCGCACGGGGCCGACCTGCCGCTGCCCGCCTATGCCACGGAGCATGCCGCCGGCATGGACCTGCTGGCGGCGGTGGCGGAGCCCGTGATCCTTGCGCCGGGGGAGCGCCGGCTGATCCCCACCGGCCTCGCCATCGCCCTGCCCGACGGCTACGAGGCGCAGGTGCGCCCGCGCTCCGGGCTGGCGCTGAAGCACGGCATCACCCTGCTGAACAGCCCCGGCACGATCGACGCGGACTACCGCGGCGAGGTCGGGGTGATCCTCGCCAACCTGGGCGCCGACCCCTTCACGGTCGAACGCGGCATGCGCATCGCCCAGATGGTGATCGCCCGCTACGCCCGCGCCGCCTGGGACGTGGTGGACAGCCTGCCCGCCAGCGCCCGCGGCAGCGGCGGCTTCGGCTCGACGGGGACGCGGGGATGA
- a CDS encoding penicillin-binding protein activator, producing MPEPVAPPPPVAVDDGKVRVALLVPLSGRGAAIGQSMLDAAQLAVFDVADGQFLLLPRDTGGTPSGAEAAARDAVTAGARLILGPLFSADAAAVRTVAAPAGVPVLSFSSDRTVAGGGVWVLGFQPQEQVARVVGFAASRGITSFGLLAPATPSGEVVQQSLIDAARQAGGTVTRIERYGADQQDLTEMVRRFAQHQAMPAPATAEPGAAATGLPFQAVMLADGGGQLRTLATLLPFFDVDPGPVRFLGIGQWEEPGLGREASLVGGWFAAPPPEARQAFERRYEETYGQKPQRLATLAYDATALAAALVRSGDREALRPEMLTDPQGFLGADGLFRLLPDGLTERGLAVLEVTRAGFATVDPAPQTFPPRTDPAAGQVPVF from the coding sequence ATGCCCGAGCCCGTGGCCCCGCCGCCGCCCGTGGCGGTGGACGACGGCAAGGTGCGGGTGGCGCTGCTGGTCCCGCTCAGCGGGCGCGGGGCGGCGATCGGCCAGTCCATGCTGGACGCGGCCCAGCTCGCCGTCTTCGACGTGGCCGACGGGCAGTTCCTGCTGCTGCCGCGCGACACCGGCGGCACGCCGTCCGGGGCGGAGGCCGCGGCGCGCGACGCCGTGACGGCCGGCGCCCGCCTGATCCTGGGGCCGCTGTTCAGCGCCGATGCCGCCGCCGTGCGCACCGTGGCCGCCCCGGCAGGCGTGCCGGTGCTGAGCTTCTCCAGCGACCGCACGGTGGCAGGCGGCGGCGTCTGGGTGCTGGGCTTCCAGCCGCAGGAGCAGGTGGCCCGCGTCGTCGGTTTCGCCGCGTCGCGCGGGATCACCAGCTTCGGCCTGCTGGCCCCGGCCACGCCGTCGGGCGAGGTGGTGCAGCAGAGCCTGATCGACGCCGCCCGGCAGGCCGGCGGCACGGTGACCCGGATCGAACGCTACGGCGCCGACCAGCAGGACCTGACGGAGATGGTGCGCCGCTTCGCCCAGCATCAGGCCATGCCGGCGCCGGCCACAGCAGAACCGGGAGCGGCCGCGACCGGCCTGCCGTTCCAGGCGGTCATGCTGGCGGACGGCGGCGGCCAGCTCCGCACGCTGGCGACGCTGCTGCCCTTCTTCGACGTCGATCCCGGCCCGGTGCGGTTCCTGGGCATCGGCCAGTGGGAGGAACCGGGCCTGGGCCGCGAGGCGTCGCTGGTCGGCGGCTGGTTCGCCGCCCCGCCGCCCGAAGCCCGGCAGGCCTTCGAACGCCGCTACGAAGAGACCTACGGCCAGAAGCCGCAGCGCCTCGCCACGCTGGCTTACGACGCCACGGCCCTGGCCGCGGCCCTGGTGCGCAGCGGTGACCGGGAAGCCCTGCGACCGGAGATGCTGACCGACCCGCAGGGCTTCCTGGGGGCGGACGGGCTGTTCCGGCTGCTGCCCGACGGGCTGACGGAACGCGGGCTGGCGGTGCTGGAGGTGACCCGCGCGGGCTTCGCCACGGTGGATCCTGCGCCGCAGACCTTCCCGCCGCGGACCGACCCGGCGGCCGGCCAGGTGCCGGTGTTCTGA
- the vapB gene encoding type II toxin-antitoxin system VapB family antitoxin, translated as MTVRTKLLRSNSRQAVRLPKEIAFPDGVRDVMILKQGAARLIVPATGAWDDFFDAPGTDLPERAQPAAQKRESF; from the coding sequence ATGACCGTTCGCACGAAACTGCTCCGGTCGAACAGCCGGCAGGCGGTCCGGCTGCCGAAGGAGATCGCCTTTCCCGACGGTGTGCGGGACGTGATGATCCTGAAGCAGGGTGCCGCCCGGCTGATCGTCCCGGCAACCGGAGCCTGGGACGATTTCTTCGATGCCCCGGGCACCGACCTGCCGGAGCGCGCGCAACCTGCCGCACAGAAGCGGGAGAGCTTCTGA
- the mtnK gene encoding S-methyl-5-thioribose kinase, translating into MAIEVPPGYEPLGEEKVAAFLAAVPGVPERLGGGPADWSVREVGDGNLNYVYLVDGPHGSVCVKQALPYLRLVGEGWPLGLQRAHFEQLATHVVAPHVGRAVPQILHYDPTLFAIVMEKLSPHIILRRGMVAGTRYPRLAAQIADYMANSLFHTSDLALPARRKKELMAEFCGNWELCGLTEEVIFTQPYMVHPHNRWTSPQLDATAARVRADTEWKLAAARLKLKFLASPEALLHGDLHTGSVMVTADDTRVIDPEFAFFGPMGFDVGAMLGNLWINFFAQDGHATAESPRAEYQDWVLETAEAVWTGFRERFLALWRGGATGDAYPAAHFDGDPDAIRALEAERQAYMDRLFIDSLAFAGAKITRRILGIAHNIDLEWIADPDLRALCETRCLTLARRLMLEPGRFRGIADVSAACRSIRSEVRTAGL; encoded by the coding sequence ATGGCGATCGAGGTTCCACCGGGATACGAGCCGCTGGGCGAGGAGAAGGTGGCCGCCTTCCTGGCCGCGGTGCCGGGCGTGCCGGAGCGGCTGGGCGGCGGCCCGGCCGACTGGTCGGTGCGGGAGGTCGGCGACGGCAACCTGAACTATGTCTATCTGGTGGACGGGCCGCACGGGTCGGTCTGCGTGAAGCAGGCCCTGCCCTATCTGCGGCTGGTCGGCGAGGGCTGGCCGCTGGGCCTGCAACGGGCGCATTTCGAGCAGCTTGCCACCCATGTGGTGGCGCCGCATGTCGGCCGCGCCGTGCCGCAGATCCTGCACTACGACCCGACGCTGTTCGCCATCGTGATGGAGAAGCTGTCGCCGCACATCATCCTGCGCCGCGGCATGGTGGCGGGCACCCGCTATCCCCGGCTTGCGGCGCAGATCGCCGACTACATGGCCAACAGCCTGTTCCACACCAGCGACCTGGCCCTGCCGGCCCGGCGCAAGAAGGAGCTGATGGCGGAGTTCTGCGGCAACTGGGAACTGTGCGGCCTGACGGAAGAGGTGATCTTCACCCAGCCCTACATGGTCCACCCTCACAACCGCTGGACCAGCCCGCAGCTCGACGCCACCGCCGCCAGGGTGCGCGCCGATACCGAGTGGAAGCTGGCGGCGGCCCGGCTGAAGCTGAAGTTCCTGGCCTCGCCCGAGGCGCTGCTGCACGGCGACCTGCACACCGGCTCCGTCATGGTGACGGCGGACGACACCCGCGTGATCGACCCCGAATTCGCCTTCTTCGGCCCCATGGGCTTCGACGTGGGTGCCATGCTGGGCAATCTCTGGATCAACTTCTTCGCCCAGGACGGCCACGCCACGGCGGAGAGCCCGCGGGCGGAGTACCAGGACTGGGTGCTGGAGACGGCGGAGGCGGTCTGGACCGGCTTCCGCGAACGCTTCCTGGCGCTGTGGCGGGGCGGCGCCACGGGCGACGCCTACCCGGCCGCGCATTTCGACGGCGACCCGGACGCCATCCGGGCGCTGGAGGCGGAGCGGCAGGCCTACATGGACCGGCTGTTCATCGACTCCCTGGCCTTCGCCGGGGCGAAGATCACCCGCCGCATCCTGGGCATCGCCCACAACATCGACCTGGAATGGATCGCCGACCCGGACCTGCGGGCGCTGTGCGAGACGCGCTGCCTGACGCTGGCCCGCCGGCTGATGCTGGAACCGGGCCGCTTCCGCGGCATCGCCGACGTCAGCGCCGCCTGCCGGTCCATCCGGTCGGAGGTGCGGACGGCCGGTCTCTGA
- a CDS encoding type II toxin-antitoxin system prevent-host-death family antitoxin, which translates to MEPVTSLTGRDFNRDIGGAKSLADQGPVIVTDRGAPAYVLMTYETFRRLAGAGRSVADVLDDPAGYDIDFEPEAVSLGLRSADLG; encoded by the coding sequence ATGGAACCTGTGACCAGTCTCACCGGCAGGGATTTCAACCGCGACATCGGCGGCGCCAAGTCATTGGCCGACCAGGGGCCGGTCATCGTCACGGATCGCGGCGCACCGGCCTACGTCCTGATGACCTATGAGACGTTTCGGCGTCTCGCGGGCGCCGGCCGCAGCGTGGCGGACGTGTTGGACGATCCGGCCGGATACGACATCGACTTCGAGCCTGAGGCGGTCTCCCTGGGCCTCCGGTCGGCGGACCTCGGCTGA
- a CDS encoding flagellar basal body rod protein FlgC — protein MVDPIAIAGSGMTAQARRLAAGADNIANARSTGALPGSAAGAPAGATGADTPRPYAPVSSGQTAVTGPDGQGMGTRAVFRATQPAFVPEFSPDSPFADADGMVAAPNVDLVGETVAMTQGLDAYKANLRVFEAADELTREALNLTA, from the coding sequence ATGGTCGATCCCATCGCCATTGCCGGCAGCGGCATGACCGCCCAGGCCCGGCGTCTGGCCGCCGGGGCGGACAACATCGCCAACGCCCGCAGCACGGGCGCGCTGCCCGGCAGTGCGGCCGGTGCCCCGGCCGGCGCCACCGGGGCCGACACGCCGCGGCCCTATGCCCCGGTCAGTTCCGGCCAGACGGCCGTCACCGGCCCGGACGGGCAGGGGATGGGCACCCGCGCCGTCTTCCGCGCCACCCAGCCGGCCTTCGTGCCGGAATTCTCCCCCGACAGTCCCTTCGCCGACGCTGACGGCATGGTCGCCGCCCCCAATGTCGATCTGGTCGGGGAGACGGTCGCCATGACCCAGGGCCTGGACGCCTACAAGGCCAACCTCCGCGTCTTCGAGGCGGCGGACGAGCTGACGCGCGAGGCGCTGAACCTCACCGCCTGA
- a CDS encoding SirB1 family protein, whose translation MNTRPKALEILRAVGRLPDDRIDLAETALALAALDRPEAGFEPYHQHLAELAAEVADMSGRPLTLAQRVEVLRHVLADRHGYHGDTETYEDMQNANLMRVIDRRRGLPVALGILYIHAARAQGWEIVGLNFPGHFLMRLDHDGERVILDPFNQGEPKEPRALRELLKQTAGLDAELTPEHYATVSNREVLLRLQNNLKLRHLRNDRADKAAEVVENMLLFAPDHPGLWREAGLLNAHSGNLSAAIRAFETFMDLGSRLGASSQLLHQTATLVQQLRTRLN comes from the coding sequence GTGAATACCCGCCCCAAGGCCCTGGAGATCCTCCGCGCCGTCGGCCGCCTGCCGGACGACCGTATCGACCTCGCTGAAACGGCGCTGGCGCTGGCGGCGCTCGATCGGCCGGAGGCGGGCTTCGAGCCCTACCACCAGCACCTGGCCGAACTGGCGGCCGAGGTGGCGGACATGAGCGGCCGGCCGCTGACGCTGGCCCAGCGGGTCGAGGTGCTGCGCCATGTCCTGGCCGACCGCCACGGCTATCATGGCGATACCGAAACCTACGAGGACATGCAGAACGCCAACCTGATGCGGGTGATCGACCGCCGCAGGGGGCTGCCGGTGGCGCTGGGCATCCTCTACATCCACGCCGCCCGCGCCCAGGGCTGGGAGATCGTCGGGCTGAACTTCCCCGGCCATTTCCTGATGCGGCTGGACCATGACGGGGAACGGGTGATCCTGGACCCCTTCAACCAGGGCGAGCCGAAGGAGCCGCGCGCCCTGCGCGAGCTGCTGAAGCAGACCGCCGGGCTGGATGCCGAGCTGACGCCCGAGCACTACGCCACCGTCTCCAACCGCGAGGTGCTGCTGCGGCTTCAGAACAACCTGAAGCTCCGGCACCTGCGCAACGACCGCGCCGACAAGGCGGCGGAGGTGGTGGAGAACATGCTGCTGTTCGCCCCCGACCATCCCGGCCTGTGGCGGGAGGCGGGGCTGCTGAACGCCCATTCGGGCAACCTGTCCGCCGCCATCCGCGCCTTCGAGACCTTCATGGATCTGGGCAGCCGGCTGGGCGCCTCCTCCCAGCTGCTGCACCAGACGGCGACGCTGGTGCAGCAGCTCCGCACCCGGCTGAACTGA
- the cysK gene encoding cysteine synthase A, protein MPALDAPTAHAPDSDGTAEFRGRIYDSILDTVGATPLVRLSRLAAKHGVVADVVAKCEFFNPLSSVKDRIGKAMIEAAEADGLIAPDRTVLVEPTSGNTGIALAFVAAAKGYRLILTMPESMSVERRKMLKLLGAELVLTPAPNGMKGAIARAEEIVASTPDAYMLQQFKNPANPAVHRRTTAEEIWRDTAGRADVLVAGVGTGGTLTGVAEVLKARRPDFRVVAVEPEDSPVLSGGLPGPHKIQGIGAGFVPDVLARDRIDEVLRISNSRAFELARDAAATEGLAVGISSGAALAAAFEVGARPEMKDRLIVVILPSFAERYLSTALFDGLD, encoded by the coding sequence ATGCCCGCCCTCGATGCCCCGACCGCCCACGCCCCGGATTCTGACGGCACCGCGGAATTCCGCGGCCGCATCTATGACAGCATCCTCGACACGGTCGGCGCCACGCCGCTGGTGCGCCTCTCGCGGCTGGCCGCGAAGCACGGGGTGGTGGCCGACGTGGTCGCCAAGTGCGAGTTCTTCAATCCGCTCTCCAGCGTGAAGGACCGCATCGGCAAGGCGATGATCGAGGCGGCGGAGGCCGACGGGCTGATCGCGCCCGACCGCACCGTGCTGGTCGAGCCGACCTCGGGCAACACGGGCATCGCCCTGGCCTTCGTGGCCGCGGCCAAGGGCTACCGGCTGATCCTGACCATGCCGGAGAGCATGTCGGTCGAGCGCCGCAAGATGCTGAAGCTGCTGGGGGCCGAGCTGGTGCTGACGCCGGCGCCCAACGGCATGAAGGGCGCCATCGCCCGGGCGGAGGAGATCGTCGCCTCCACCCCCGACGCCTACATGCTCCAGCAGTTCAAGAACCCTGCGAACCCGGCCGTCCACCGCCGCACCACGGCGGAGGAGATCTGGCGCGACACCGCCGGCCGGGCGGACGTGCTGGTCGCCGGCGTGGGCACCGGCGGCACGCTGACCGGCGTGGCCGAGGTGCTGAAGGCCCGCAGACCGGATTTCCGCGTCGTCGCGGTGGAGCCGGAGGACAGCCCCGTGCTCTCCGGCGGGCTGCCGGGGCCGCACAAGATCCAGGGCATCGGCGCCGGCTTCGTGCCCGACGTGCTGGCCCGCGACCGCATCGACGAGGTGCTGCGCATCTCCAACAGCCGCGCCTTCGAGCTGGCGCGCGACGCTGCCGCCACCGAGGGGCTGGCCGTGGGCATCAGCTCCGGCGCCGCCCTGGCCGCCGCCTTCGAGGTGGGGGCGCGGCCGGAGATGAAGGACAGGCTGATCGTCGTGATCCTGCCCAGCTTCGCCGAGCGGTACCTCTCCACCGCCCTGTTCGACGGGCTGGACTGA
- a CDS encoding RrF2 family transcriptional regulator: MLRLSKKLVFAIETVLDIAYNAGSAPVQSAEITARQGIPKRYLEQVLQALVRAGVLAGVRGPRGGYRLAKERRRITVGEIVRVVRSLEQATDPIEEPAGSELGMRVVRPLWAELQEEVMQRLDRTSIEDLCLRAHQEGIRSEAQTKLDFSI; this comes from the coding sequence ATGCTCCGCCTTTCCAAGAAACTGGTCTTCGCCATCGAGACGGTGCTGGACATCGCCTACAACGCCGGCTCAGCGCCGGTGCAGTCGGCGGAGATCACGGCCCGCCAGGGCATTCCCAAGCGCTATCTGGAGCAGGTGCTCCAGGCCCTGGTGCGGGCCGGGGTGCTGGCCGGGGTGCGGGGGCCGCGCGGCGGCTACCGGCTGGCGAAGGAGCGCCGCCGCATCACGGTGGGCGAGATCGTGCGCGTCGTCCGCTCGCTGGAGCAGGCGACCGATCCCATCGAGGAACCGGCCGGCTCGGAACTGGGCATGCGCGTCGTCCGTCCGCTCTGGGCCGAGTTGCAGGAAGAGGTGATGCAGCGGCTGGACCGCACCAGCATCGAGGATCTCTGCCTGCGCGCCCACCAGGAGGGAATCCGCAGCGAGGCGCAGACGAAGCTCGATTTCTCCATTTGA
- the rsmI gene encoding 16S rRNA (cytidine(1402)-2'-O)-methyltransferase translates to MRPPPGLYVVATPIGNAGDITLRALETLRGVDAVACEDTRITGKLLHRYGIAAPLLQYHEHNAARMRPVLLGRVAAGEAIALVSDAGTPLVSDPGYKLVREAREQGLAVTHLPGASAALTGLVLSGLPSDRFLFAGFLPPKTAARRTALEELKPVRASLILFESAQRLADLLADAAAVLGAREAAVSRELTKLFEEVRRGDLAGLAAHYAEAGPPKGEVVVVIGPPAPEEAPAGADLDALLAEALAGMSVRDAAASVAAATGLPRKAVYARALDLGRRTGAGHGPGPQQD, encoded by the coding sequence GTGCGCCCGCCGCCGGGGCTCTACGTCGTCGCCACCCCGATCGGCAATGCCGGCGACATCACCCTGCGCGCGCTGGAGACGCTGCGCGGCGTGGATGCGGTAGCGTGCGAGGATACCCGCATCACCGGCAAGCTGCTGCACCGTTACGGCATCGCAGCACCGCTTCTCCAGTATCACGAACACAATGCGGCGCGGATGCGGCCGGTCCTGCTCGGCCGCGTCGCGGCGGGGGAGGCGATCGCGCTCGTCTCCGACGCCGGCACGCCGCTCGTCTCCGATCCCGGCTACAAGCTGGTGCGGGAGGCGCGGGAGCAGGGCCTCGCCGTCACCCACCTGCCCGGTGCCAGCGCCGCGCTGACCGGGCTGGTGCTGTCCGGCCTGCCCAGCGACCGCTTCCTGTTCGCAGGATTCCTGCCGCCGAAGACGGCTGCCCGCCGCACGGCGCTGGAGGAGCTGAAGCCCGTCCGGGCCAGTCTGATCCTGTTCGAGAGCGCGCAACGGCTGGCCGACCTGCTGGCCGACGCGGCCGCCGTGCTGGGCGCGCGGGAAGCGGCCGTCAGCCGGGAGCTGACGAAGCTGTTCGAGGAGGTGCGCCGCGGCGACCTCGCCGGGCTGGCGGCGCACTATGCCGAGGCCGGCCCGCCGAAGGGGGAGGTGGTGGTGGTGATCGGCCCGCCCGCGCCGGAGGAAGCCCCGGCCGGGGCCGACCTGGACGCCCTGCTGGCCGAGGCGCTGGCCGGGATGAGCGTGCGCGACGCCGCCGCCAGCGTCGCCGCCGCCACCGGCCTGCCGCGCAAGGCGGTCTATGCCCGCGCGCTCGACCTGGGGCGGCGGACGGGGGCGGGCCATGGCCCCGGTCCGCAGCAGGACTGA
- the coaBC gene encoding bifunctional phosphopantothenoylcysteine decarboxylase/phosphopantothenate--cysteine ligase CoaBC, whose protein sequence is MADHSHLRGRRVLLIVSGGIAAYKTPELVRRLRERGCAVRCVLTDGGARFVTPLALQAVSEDTVYRDLWDLTDESEMGHIQLSRQADVLLVAPASANILAKMAHGLADDLASTVLLATDKPVLAAPAMNVRMYDHPATQANLATLAGRGVVLVGPNDGVMACGEYGPGRMSEPLELVDALADFFAARAARAPQATAPAPLAGRHALVTSGPTHEPIDPVRYIANRSSGKQGHAVAAALAELGARVTLVTGPVALPDPSGVETIKVETAAEMLAACRRALPADIVVAAAAVADWRVAEEAPRKLKKDGGPLPPLRLAENPDILATLATAGPDRPELVIGFAAETTDLVAYARAKLARKGCDWIVANDVSPATGTFGGDSNTVHLIRRDGGEEAWPPLPKAEVARRLARAVAARFAPAVPADPAAGTDTVQPGIPA, encoded by the coding sequence TTGGCCGACCATTCCCATCTGCGGGGCAGGCGGGTCCTGCTGATCGTCAGCGGCGGCATCGCCGCCTACAAGACGCCCGAACTGGTCCGCCGCCTGCGCGAGCGCGGCTGCGCCGTGCGCTGCGTGCTGACCGACGGCGGTGCGCGCTTCGTCACCCCGCTCGCCCTCCAGGCGGTCAGCGAGGACACGGTCTACCGCGACCTCTGGGATCTGACGGACGAAAGCGAGATGGGCCACATCCAGCTTTCCCGGCAGGCCGACGTGCTGCTGGTCGCCCCGGCCAGCGCCAACATCCTGGCGAAAATGGCGCACGGGCTGGCCGACGATCTGGCCAGCACGGTGCTGCTGGCGACCGACAAGCCGGTGCTCGCCGCCCCGGCGATGAATGTCCGCATGTACGACCACCCGGCGACGCAGGCGAACCTCGCCACCCTGGCGGGCCGCGGCGTGGTGCTGGTCGGCCCGAACGACGGCGTCATGGCCTGCGGCGAGTACGGCCCCGGCCGGATGAGCGAACCGCTGGAACTGGTGGACGCGCTGGCGGACTTCTTCGCGGCCCGGGCGGCCCGGGCGCCCCAGGCGACGGCACCGGCGCCCTTGGCCGGCCGGCACGCGCTGGTGACCAGCGGCCCCACCCACGAACCCATCGACCCGGTGCGCTACATCGCCAACCGCTCCAGCGGCAAGCAGGGCCATGCCGTGGCCGCGGCCCTGGCGGAGCTGGGGGCGCGCGTCACCCTGGTCACCGGGCCGGTCGCCCTGCCCGATCCTTCCGGTGTCGAAACGATCAAGGTGGAGACGGCGGCCGAGATGCTGGCCGCGTGCCGCCGGGCGCTGCCGGCCGACATCGTCGTCGCCGCCGCGGCCGTGGCCGACTGGCGGGTGGCGGAGGAGGCGCCCCGGAAGCTGAAGAAGGACGGCGGCCCGCTGCCCCCGCTGCGCCTGGCGGAGAACCCGGACATCCTCGCCACCCTTGCCACCGCCGGCCCGGACCGCCCGGAACTGGTGATTGGTTTCGCAGCCGAAACGACCGATCTGGTGGCCTATGCGCGGGCCAAGCTGGCGCGCAAGGGCTGCGACTGGATCGTCGCCAACGATGTCTCCCCCGCCACCGGCACCTTCGGCGGCGACAGCAACACGGTCCACCTGATCCGCCGCGACGGCGGGGAAGAGGCGTGGCCGCCCCTGCCCAAGGCGGAGGTGGCGCGGCGGCTGGCCCGCGCCGTCGCCGCCCGCTTCGCGCCCGCCGTTCCGGCCGACCCGGCCGCCGGCACCGACACCGTCCAGCCCGGGATTCCCGCATGA